The DNA segment CGCCTCCGGCTCGGGCGACCCCGGCCGATGTCGACCGCACGGTCTTCCTGTCGTCCGGGCGGTCATCTCGCGAGGCGGCCGGCCACCGGTCACACGCACCGCCCGAACAACGATCCGACCACGAAGATCCCGCCCCGGACAACGGTGACCAGCCGGGTGCGGCGGCCATCCGCCAAGACCACCACCGCCTCGCCCGAGCAGTCCACGTCGGCTCCGAGGAGACCAACCCCACGGGGTCGTTCAGGCACCAGACACCGGTGAGCATCGCCCAGATCAACCATCCAGAGACCTGGTTGGCGCGGTTGCGCGGGACCTGCGCCGAGTCATCACCACGCCGGCTACCCATCCGTCGATTCTCCTCGCCCGTCGGTGCTCGCTGCCATGCTGCGGTCATGAGCGAGATCACCCGTCTGCGTCCCGAGGGGCTCGTGCACTCCCCGGCCTTCACCCACGTCGCCGTCGTGCCGCCTGGGGCGACCACGATCCACGTCGGCGGCCAGAACGCCGTCGACGCCCAGGGCGTGATCGTCGGCGGTGACGACGTCGCGGCCCAGACTCGACGCGTCATGGAGAACCTGCGCACCGCCCTGGCCGCCGCCGGCGCGGGCGTGCACGACCTGGTGTCGGTCACCATCCTGATCCTGGACACCGCCGACCTCGCAGCCGCCTACCCGGCCGCGGCCGCCGGCCTGGAGGGTGCCGCGCCGTTGGTGCAGGTCGCCCGGGTGGCCGGGCTCAGCGTGCCCGGCGCGCTGCTGGAGGTCAGCGCTGTGGCCGCCCTCGTCGCAACACCGGCAGGGGCCGCAGACCCCGGGTAGTTCCCCGCTGTTCCTGCCGTGGATCTCACGGGTGTCCCGCGGTGCGTGCGCTGTCGTGAGCGGCGCGCAACGGATCGGCCCCGGCACTGGCGCCGGGGTCCTGACGCACCGCCGGTCGCCGACGTCGCGGGACACCGCGCAGCAGGGCTCGGGGGTTGCGGGCGGGTCAGGGGTGCAGGGCGTCGAACTCCGCCTCGGCGACCGTCTCGGCGTCGACGTCGAGGCGCAGGTGGGCCAGCAGCGACTGCAGCACCCGCAGCGCCGCCGTCGCCCGCGGCCCCCAGGAGGACAGGTAGGAGAACTGCCACCACCACAGCGCCTCGGTGAGGTCCCCGCGCTCGTGGTGGCGCAGCCCGTGCTCGAGGTCGGCCGCGACGGAGGCGAGGTCGTCGGACAGCGCCCCGCGCACGAGCTCGGCGTCGGTCAGGGGGTCGACGACGTCGGCGTAGTCGTCCAGGCCCTCCAGGACGTTGGCCAGGCTCGTCCGCACCGGGTCGACGTCGGGGTCCGGGCCGGCGTCGGGCTCGAAGCGCCGCGCGGGCACCACGTCGTCCACCGCGCCCAGCCGGGCCCCGGTGAGGAGCATCTGGCTGACCGCGAGGAGCAGGACCGACAGGGCGGCGGAGTCCAGCCGGCCCGTGGCGACCTCCGTGACGCTGGACAGGAACGCGCGGGCGTCGGCGGCCGTGGCGTCCGCGAGCGCGGTGAGGTCCGCGGAGAGGGCAGGGGTCGGGTCAGCCATCGAGGGACCTCCGTCCGGCGAACGCCCGTCCGAGCGTCACCTCGTCCGCGTACTCCAGGTCGCCGCCGACCGGGAGGCCGGAGGCCAGGCGGGTCACCCGGATCCCCATCGGCTTCAGCAGCCGCGCCAGGTACGTCGCGGTCGCCTCGCCCTCGAGGTTCGGGTCCGTCGCGATGATCGTCTCGGTCACCTCGCCGTCGGACAAGCGGGACAGCAGCTCGCGCATCCGCAGGTCGTCCGGGCCGATGCCCTCCATCGGGCTGATCGCGCCGCCGAGGACGTGGTACCGGCCGCGGAACTCGCGCGTCTTCTCGATGGCCACGACGTCCTTGGCCTCCTCGACGACGCAGATGACGCCCGGGTCGCGCCGCGGGTCCCGGCACACCCGGCACAGCTCCTCCTGCGCCACGTTGCCGCACACCGCGCAGAACCGGACGCGGCTCTTGACCTCGGTGAGCACCTCGGCGAGGCGCTTGACGTCCTCCGCGTCGGCCGCGAGCAGGTGGAACGCGATGCGCTGGGCGCTCTTGGGTCCCACGCCGGGGAGCCGACCGAGCTCGTCGATCAGGTCCTGGACGACTCCTTCGTACACACGGCGAGCCTACGGGGCCGTCCGGACACGGCCGGACCGGACGGCACCGGGGGCCGCCGGGCCCTCACGCGTCGTCGCTGAGCACCCGGCCGCCGAGGATCTGCTCCACGACCGCGATGCCCACGAGCCCGGCGTCCTCGGCGTCCTCGTCGTCCCGGCTGGGGGTGTCGTCCTCGGGTGCCACCGGGTTCGCCGGCGCCGCGACCGCCGCCGCGGCGGGCTCGGACCGGCGCGGCCGGGACAGCTGCTCCTCGCCGGGGTCGTCGATGGGCTCCTCCGGCGGGGGAGCGTCGGCGTAGTAGTCGTTGCCGGCGGGGGCGGGCGCCTGAGCGGCAGGCCGGGCTGCCTGCTGCTGCGGGGCCTGCTGCTGCGGGGCCCGCGGGGGCGGGGAGACCTGCTGACCCGGTGCGGGGGCGGGGCCGCGCGCGGGCTGCGCCGCCGCGGGGGCGGAGGGGCGGGCGGGGCTCGACCAGCCCCCGCGGGACGGCCGCTGCCCGCCCCCCCGGCCGCCACCACCGCCGCTGGACGCCTCGCCGCCGACGGCCTGGACCTTGGCCTCGATGCCCGTCACCTGGAACAGCGCCTCGGCGACGAAACCCGCGTCGTTGCCGCGCGCGAAACGGGCCGCGAGCTGCGGGGAGCGGAACTGCAGGCTCAGCACCCCGCCGCGGAGGTCCGCGACGGTCGCGTTCTCGGCCACGAGGGACCAGGTGAGCCGCTTGACGGTGAAGAGGGCGCCGAGCACCTCGGTCCACAGGCGGCGGACCGTCTCGGCGTCACCCCCGGGCGCGGGCGCCGACGGCGGCGGTGCGTCGACCGGGACCGGCGTCGGGGCGGGTGCGCCGGACGGCCCGTCGGCGGGCGCGGTGGCGGTGGGTGCGGTGGCCGTGGGCGCGGGGCTCGCCTCGGGCGCGGGGGAGCCCGGGGTGCGGGCAGCCGGCCAGCCGCCACCGGTGGGCGCCGGGTCCGGCGCGGGCACCGGGTCGGTCGGCGTGGGCGTGGGGGCGGGGGTCGGTTCAGGGCGGGTGGCCGGTGCCGCGGCGGGGACGAGCGCGGGTGCCGGCGCCCCGCCCGCGGCGGAGAGGCGGCGTTCGAGCCGGTCCAGGCGCGTCCCGAGCCCGCCGTCGGCGTCCGCCCCGGGCAGCAGCAGGCGCGCGCACAGCAGTTCCAGCTGCAGCCGCGGCGACGTCGCGCCCGTCATCTGCTCCAGCCCGGCGGCCACGACGTCGGCCGCGCGCGACAGCTCGGCCCGGCCCAGGTGGGCGGCCTGCGCCCGCAGCCGCTCCAGCGCGTCCTCGGGCACCGCCAGGGCGTCCCCGGCCGCGTCGCCCACGGCGGCCACGATGACGAGGTCGCGCAGGCGCTGCAGCAGGTCGTCGGCGAACCGGCGCGGTTCCTGGCCCGTGTCGACGACGCGTTCGACGGCCCGGAAGACGGTCGCGGCGTCGCCGGCGGCGACCGCCTCGACGACGTCGTCGAGCAGGGACGCGTGGGTGTACCCCAGGAGCGCGACCGCGATGTCGTAGGTGACGCCGTCGTCGCCGGCCCCGGCGATGAGCTGGTCGAGGACGGAGAGGGTGTCGCGGACGGACCCCCCGCCGGCGCGCACGACGAGGGGGAGCACGCCCT comes from the Kineococcus mangrovi genome and includes:
- a CDS encoding DUF5063 domain-containing protein, producing MADPTPALSADLTALADATAADARAFLSSVTEVATGRLDSAALSVLLLAVSQMLLTGARLGAVDDVVPARRFEPDAGPDPDVDPVRTSLANVLEGLDDYADVVDPLTDAELVRGALSDDLASVAADLEHGLRHHERGDLTEALWWWQFSYLSSWGPRATAALRVLQSLLAHLRLDVDAETVAEAEFDALHP
- a CDS encoding RidA family protein, with the protein product MSEITRLRPEGLVHSPAFTHVAVVPPGATTIHVGGQNAVDAQGVIVGGDDVAAQTRRVMENLRTALAAAGAGVHDLVSVTILILDTADLAAAYPAAAAGLEGAAPLVQVARVAGLSVPGALLEVSAVAALVATPAGAADPG
- the recR gene encoding recombination mediator RecR, which encodes MYEGVVQDLIDELGRLPGVGPKSAQRIAFHLLAADAEDVKRLAEVLTEVKSRVRFCAVCGNVAQEELCRVCRDPRRDPGVICVVEEAKDVVAIEKTREFRGRYHVLGGAISPMEGIGPDDLRMRELLSRLSDGEVTETIIATDPNLEGEATATYLARLLKPMGIRVTRLASGLPVGGDLEYADEVTLGRAFAGRRSLDG
- a CDS encoding DNA polymerase III subunit gamma and tau, whose product is MTTALYRRYRPETFSEVIGQEHVTTPLVHALSKGRVTHAYLFSGPRGCGKTTSARILARCLNCAQGPTPTPCGTCDSCRDLANGGPGSIDVVEIDAASHNGVDDARDLRERVSFAPARDRFKVYILDEAHMVTPAGFNALLKTVEEPPPHVKFVFATTEPDKVLTTIRSRTHHYPFRLVPPAQLTTYLGELAEREGVQIGKGVLPLVVRAGGGSVRDTLSVLDQLIAGAGDDGVTYDIAVALLGYTHASLLDDVVEAVAAGDAATVFRAVERVVDTGQEPRRFADDLLQRLRDLVIVAAVGDAAGDALAVPEDALERLRAQAAHLGRAELSRAADVVAAGLEQMTGATSPRLQLELLCARLLLPGADADGGLGTRLDRLERRLSAAGGAPAPALVPAAAPATRPEPTPAPTPTPTDPVPAPDPAPTGGGWPAARTPGSPAPEASPAPTATAPTATAPADGPSGAPAPTPVPVDAPPPSAPAPGGDAETVRRLWTEVLGALFTVKRLTWSLVAENATVADLRGGVLSLQFRSPQLAARFARGNDAGFVAEALFQVTGIEAKVQAVGGEASSGGGGGRGGGQRPSRGGWSSPARPSAPAAAQPARGPAPAPGQQVSPPPRAPQQQAPQQQAARPAAQAPAPAGNDYYADAPPPEEPIDDPGEEQLSRPRRSEPAAAAVAAPANPVAPEDDTPSRDDEDAEDAGLVGIAVVEQILGGRVLSDDA